The Geothrix sp. genome has a window encoding:
- a CDS encoding Rrf2 family transcriptional regulator, with amino-acid sequence MLPLSQTTGYALRAMRCLQEPGGQPVLVESVADYTGIPRSYLSKLVHKLAKKGLVTARRGHHGGVVLAKPATEITLEDLSEAIDGVTWRNRCLVGLAGCSDETPCVLHEFWGETLDMILARLRGVTLADMARHQDPGVERFRADHGLN; translated from the coding sequence GTGTTGCCCTTATCCCAAACCACTGGTTACGCGCTGCGCGCCATGCGCTGTCTTCAGGAGCCGGGTGGGCAGCCGGTCCTGGTGGAGTCGGTGGCCGATTACACGGGGATCCCGCGCTCCTATCTGTCCAAGCTGGTTCACAAGCTGGCGAAGAAGGGACTGGTGACCGCGCGGCGGGGGCACCACGGGGGGGTGGTGCTGGCCAAGCCGGCGACGGAAATCACCCTGGAGGATCTGTCAGAGGCCATCGATGGCGTGACCTGGCGGAACCGCTGCCTGGTGGGGCTGGCCGGCTGCTCGGACGAGACGCCCTGCGTCCTCCATGAATTCTGGGGAGAGACGCTGGACATGATCCTGGCCCGCCTGAGGGGCGTCACGCTGGCGGACATGGCCCGCCACCAGGACCCGGGCGTCGAGCGATTCCGGGCGGACCACGGGCTCAACTGA
- the nifJ gene encoding pyruvate:ferredoxin (flavodoxin) oxidoreductase, which translates to MSQRVMKTLDGNEATASVAHRLSEVIAIYPITPSSNMGEWADEWSSQGKTNVWKTIPSVIEMQSEGGAAGAVHGALQAGSLTTTFTASQGLLLMIPNMYKIAGELTPFCMHVSARTLAAHALSIFGDHSDVMSCRMTGFAMLSSESVQQAHDFAAICHAATLRSRVPILHFFDGFRTSHEVAKIEILNDEDLRHMVPDELVAKFRKHALTPDHPVIRGTAQNPDTFFQAREACTPYYKAFPAIMQQEMDRFGALTGRNYRLYDYYGHPEAERVVVIMGSGCDVTHEYVEWAAKQGEKVGVLKVRLFRPFAIEEFVRALPASVKKIAVMDRCKEPGCPGDPMHMDVISALREGREEGHTTLDPIVVGGRYGLSSKEFTPAMVKAIYDNLAKDKPKNHFTIGIMDDISHSSLTYDASFDVEPADVTRALFYGLGADGTVGANKNSIKIIAEETDNYGQGYFVYDSKKSGAITISHLRFGPRPIKSAYLVTKANFIACHQTSFLEKYEMLETAVKGATFLLNTPHNSETVWDTLPKEVQEAIVEKQLKFYVIDAYEVAKNTGMGVRINTIMQTCFFAISGVLPREEAIAQIKKAIKKTYGKKGDAIVQKNFVAVDETLAHLHEVKVPATVSSTRVRPPAVAAEAPDFVQRVTAVMMEGKGDLLPVSAFPIDGTWPMATTKWEKRNIALEIPEWDAALCIQCNKCAMVCPHAAIRAKVYDPAALAGAPETFKGVDYKGPEFKGQKYTIQVAPEDCTGCTLCVEVCPAKDKSNPKHKAIDMVAQAPLREAEAANFSFFLDLPEADRTKVKLDVKGTQFLEPLFEFSGACSGCGETPYIKLLTQLFGDRTLIANATGCSSIYGGNLPTTPYAVNKDGRGPAWANSLFEDNAEFGLGMRLSVDKHQEFALELMHRLVAKLGDELITGIATADQSTEAGIKAQRERVEILKQKLTGLNEPEAKMLYDLADYLVNKSVWIVGGDGWAYDIGYGGLDHVLASGRNVNVLVLDTEVYSNTGGQASKSTPMGAGAKFAMAGKSMPKKDLSMIAMSYGGIYVAKVAFGFRDAQTVKAFQEAESYNGPSLILAYSHCIAHGYDLAHGCDQQKLAVDSGHWPLFRFDPRRLEKGEAPLQMDSGAPKVPMLQYVRNETRYRMIEQQNPEHFQKLMAQAQLDTTNRYSVYEQLAKLSVTAKES; encoded by the coding sequence CCGCCCACGCGCTGAGCATCTTCGGCGACCACTCGGATGTGATGTCCTGCCGCATGACCGGCTTCGCCATGCTCTCCTCCGAGAGCGTCCAGCAGGCCCATGACTTCGCCGCCATCTGCCATGCGGCCACCCTGCGCAGCCGGGTGCCCATCCTGCACTTCTTCGACGGCTTCCGCACCAGCCACGAGGTCGCCAAGATCGAGATCCTCAACGACGAGGACCTCCGCCACATGGTGCCCGACGAGCTGGTGGCCAAGTTCCGCAAGCACGCCCTGACGCCCGATCACCCGGTGATCCGCGGCACCGCCCAGAACCCCGACACCTTCTTCCAGGCTCGCGAGGCCTGCACCCCCTACTACAAGGCCTTCCCGGCCATCATGCAGCAGGAGATGGACCGCTTCGGCGCCCTGACCGGCCGCAACTACCGCCTCTACGACTACTACGGCCACCCCGAGGCCGAGCGCGTGGTGGTCATCATGGGCTCCGGCTGCGATGTCACCCACGAGTATGTGGAGTGGGCCGCCAAGCAGGGCGAGAAGGTGGGTGTCCTCAAGGTCCGCCTCTTCAGGCCCTTCGCCATCGAGGAATTCGTCCGCGCCCTCCCCGCCTCCGTGAAGAAGATCGCCGTCATGGACCGCTGCAAGGAGCCCGGGTGCCCCGGCGATCCCATGCACATGGATGTGATCTCCGCCCTGCGCGAAGGCCGCGAGGAAGGCCACACCACCCTCGACCCCATCGTCGTGGGCGGCCGCTACGGCCTGTCCTCCAAGGAATTCACCCCCGCCATGGTCAAGGCCATCTACGACAACCTGGCCAAGGACAAGCCGAAGAACCACTTCACCATCGGCATCATGGATGACATCAGCCACAGCTCGCTGACCTACGACGCCAGCTTCGATGTGGAACCTGCCGATGTGACCCGCGCCCTCTTCTATGGCCTCGGCGCTGACGGCACCGTGGGCGCCAACAAGAACTCCATCAAGATCATCGCGGAAGAGACGGACAACTACGGCCAGGGCTACTTCGTCTACGACTCCAAGAAGTCCGGCGCCATCACCATCAGCCACCTGCGCTTCGGACCCCGGCCCATCAAGAGCGCCTACCTGGTGACCAAGGCGAACTTCATCGCCTGCCACCAGACCAGCTTCCTCGAGAAATACGAGATGCTCGAGACCGCCGTGAAGGGCGCCACCTTCCTGCTGAACACGCCCCACAACAGCGAGACGGTGTGGGACACCCTGCCCAAGGAAGTGCAGGAGGCCATCGTCGAGAAGCAGCTCAAGTTCTATGTGATCGACGCCTACGAAGTGGCCAAGAACACCGGCATGGGCGTGCGCATCAACACCATCATGCAGACCTGCTTCTTCGCCATCTCCGGTGTGCTGCCTCGCGAGGAGGCCATCGCCCAGATCAAGAAGGCCATCAAGAAGACCTACGGCAAGAAGGGCGACGCCATCGTCCAGAAGAACTTCGTGGCCGTGGATGAAACCCTGGCCCACCTCCATGAAGTGAAGGTGCCCGCCACGGTCTCCTCCACCCGCGTGCGGCCCCCCGCGGTGGCTGCCGAGGCTCCGGACTTCGTCCAGCGCGTCACGGCCGTGATGATGGAGGGCAAGGGCGACCTGCTGCCCGTCAGCGCCTTCCCGATCGACGGCACCTGGCCCATGGCCACCACCAAGTGGGAGAAGCGCAACATCGCGCTGGAGATCCCCGAGTGGGATGCCGCCCTCTGCATCCAGTGCAACAAGTGCGCGATGGTCTGCCCCCACGCCGCCATCCGCGCCAAGGTCTACGATCCCGCGGCCCTGGCCGGCGCCCCTGAGACCTTCAAGGGCGTGGACTACAAGGGCCCCGAGTTCAAGGGCCAGAAGTACACCATCCAGGTGGCCCCCGAGGACTGCACGGGCTGCACCCTTTGCGTGGAAGTCTGCCCCGCCAAGGACAAGAGCAACCCCAAGCACAAGGCCATCGACATGGTCGCCCAGGCCCCGCTCCGCGAAGCCGAGGCCGCCAACTTCTCGTTCTTCCTCGACCTGCCCGAAGCTGATCGCACCAAGGTGAAGCTCGATGTGAAGGGCACGCAGTTCCTCGAGCCGCTCTTCGAATTCAGCGGCGCCTGCTCGGGCTGCGGCGAGACCCCCTACATCAAGCTGCTCACCCAGCTCTTCGGCGACCGCACGCTGATCGCCAATGCCACGGGCTGCTCCAGCATCTACGGCGGCAACCTGCCCACCACCCCCTACGCCGTGAACAAGGATGGCCGCGGTCCCGCCTGGGCCAACAGCCTCTTCGAAGACAACGCGGAGTTCGGCCTGGGCATGCGTCTCTCCGTGGACAAGCACCAGGAGTTCGCCCTCGAGCTGATGCACCGCCTCGTCGCCAAGCTCGGTGATGAACTCATCACCGGCATCGCCACCGCCGACCAGAGCACCGAAGCCGGCATCAAGGCCCAGCGCGAGCGGGTCGAGATCCTCAAGCAGAAGCTGACCGGGCTCAACGAGCCCGAAGCGAAGATGCTCTATGACCTGGCCGACTACCTGGTCAACAAGAGCGTCTGGATCGTGGGTGGCGACGGCTGGGCCTACGACATCGGCTACGGCGGCCTCGATCATGTGCTCGCCTCTGGCCGCAATGTGAATGTGCTGGTGCTTGATACCGAGGTCTACTCCAACACCGGTGGCCAGGCTTCCAAGTCCACGCCCATGGGCGCCGGCGCCAAGTTCGCCATGGCCGGCAAGAGCATGCCCAAGAAGGACCTGAGCATGATCGCCATGAGCTACGGCGGCATCTATGTGGCCAAGGTCGCCTTCGGCTTCCGCGACGCGCAGACGGTGAAGGCCTTCCAGGAAGCCGAGTCCTACAACGGCCCCAGCCTCATCCTGGCCTACAGCCACTGCATCGCCCACGGCTACGACCTGGCCCACGGCTGCGACCAGCAAAAGCTGGCCGTGGACTCCGGTCACTGGCCGCTCTTCCGCTTCGACCCCCGCCGCCTGGAAAAGGGTGAGGCGCCGCTGCAGATGGATTCCGGCGCGCCCAAGGTGCCCATGCTCCAGTATGTTCGCAACGAGACGCGCTACCGCATGATCGAGCAGCAGAACCCCGAGCACTTCCAGAAGCTCATGGCCCAGGCCCAGCTCGACACCACCAACCGCTACTCCGTCTACGAACAGCTCGCCAAGCTGTCCGTCACGGCCAAGGAAAGCTGA
- the ccsA gene encoding cytochrome c biogenesis protein CcsA, with protein MKKLFAFLASLKLAVILLILLLVGLSVGTIVETRTGAETAGRLVYYAWWFLGLQGLFALNLALSIADLFPWTKKRIGFVVVHASLLLIFAGSAVTYFFKIEGNLSLWEGESASVIEQHIHANGQHQESETVVRHQLPFTVKLDDFVLDTYPGTMRPAGFSSQVQITDHETGKTFPAKIWMNNELHHRGYALFQSSYQQMAGREATVLAVSKDPGQSIVFTGFITLILGMIIVLATRASQSRNGALAKPTAPGAGRTALLALALLGGALSAQAAPATESLRRLPVQHDGRVMPFDTLAREMVWTVTGASSWKGEDPVATVSVWLFNPNVGAESPMVLVGSDALAKALDFPASTTHASFVQFVRNPKLVGLLQAAHQAEAERRPLQGLLQDAQKLEQRLLAMQSIGLNQAVRPLPVSVDPKARWRAIPEPTPEGMERLMQGPRQEGWPSVEAIDREIFYNRLNPVRLSWIILLASLAASIVAWKRQNPMLDRVAFGLLIGGFAMMTWGILLRWNVGGRIPAANMYESMLFLAWGVGLFAVIAYALLRNRLVVLNAAVMAALTMALTDLLPIDRFIHPIAPVLAGTPWLAIHVPIIMVGYAILALGLAVAHMQIGVTAFAPRRTELADRMYDLLYWYMFVGSIFLIAGIITGSMWAASSWGRYWGWDPKEVWSLVAFLAYMAILHAKIDRMLGKFGVAVVSILAFQTIVMTYLGVNFVLATGMHSYGMGDSPVVMWMVLVALAEAAFLAWGIWSFRKNRALTGGGA; from the coding sequence ATGAAAAAACTGTTCGCGTTTCTCGCTTCCCTGAAGCTGGCGGTCATCCTGCTCATCCTGCTGCTGGTCGGCCTGTCCGTGGGGACCATCGTCGAGACCCGCACCGGCGCGGAAACGGCCGGCCGCCTGGTCTATTACGCGTGGTGGTTCCTGGGGCTGCAGGGGCTGTTCGCCCTCAACCTGGCCCTGTCCATCGCCGACCTGTTCCCGTGGACGAAGAAGCGCATCGGCTTCGTGGTGGTCCACGCCTCGCTGCTGCTGATCTTCGCGGGTTCGGCCGTCACATATTTCTTCAAGATCGAAGGTAACCTCAGCCTCTGGGAAGGGGAGAGCGCCTCGGTCATCGAACAGCACATCCACGCGAACGGACAGCACCAGGAGAGCGAGACGGTGGTCCGCCACCAGCTTCCGTTCACGGTCAAGCTGGACGACTTCGTGCTGGACACCTACCCGGGCACCATGCGGCCGGCCGGATTCTCCAGCCAGGTCCAGATCACGGATCATGAGACCGGCAAGACCTTTCCGGCCAAGATCTGGATGAACAACGAGCTCCACCACCGGGGCTACGCGCTCTTCCAGTCGAGCTACCAGCAGATGGCCGGCCGCGAGGCGACTGTGCTCGCGGTGTCCAAGGATCCGGGTCAGTCCATCGTCTTCACCGGGTTCATCACCCTCATCCTGGGCATGATCATCGTACTGGCCACGCGCGCCTCCCAGAGCCGGAATGGTGCCCTGGCGAAGCCCACGGCGCCGGGAGCGGGCCGGACGGCGCTGTTGGCGCTGGCGTTGCTCGGCGGTGCGCTCAGCGCCCAGGCCGCCCCGGCCACGGAGTCTCTGCGACGCCTGCCGGTGCAGCATGATGGCCGCGTCATGCCCTTCGACACCCTGGCGCGGGAGATGGTGTGGACCGTGACGGGAGCCTCTTCCTGGAAGGGGGAGGATCCCGTGGCGACGGTCTCGGTGTGGCTCTTCAATCCCAATGTGGGTGCCGAATCGCCAATGGTCCTGGTGGGGTCGGATGCCCTGGCCAAGGCCCTGGATTTCCCGGCCTCCACCACCCATGCCTCCTTCGTGCAGTTCGTCCGCAACCCGAAGCTGGTGGGGCTGCTGCAGGCCGCCCATCAGGCCGAGGCGGAGCGGAGGCCGCTCCAGGGCCTGCTGCAAGACGCGCAGAAGCTCGAACAGCGCCTGCTCGCCATGCAGTCCATCGGGCTCAACCAAGCGGTGCGGCCGCTCCCCGTCTCCGTGGATCCCAAGGCCCGCTGGCGGGCCATTCCCGAGCCGACGCCCGAGGGCATGGAGCGCCTGATGCAGGGACCCCGCCAGGAAGGCTGGCCTTCGGTGGAGGCGATCGATCGCGAGATCTTCTACAACCGGCTGAACCCCGTCCGTCTGTCCTGGATCATCCTGCTGGCCTCCCTGGCCGCGTCCATCGTGGCCTGGAAGCGGCAGAACCCGATGCTGGACCGGGTGGCCTTCGGATTGCTGATCGGCGGCTTCGCCATGATGACCTGGGGCATCCTCCTGCGCTGGAATGTCGGCGGCCGGATCCCCGCGGCGAACATGTATGAATCCATGCTCTTCCTCGCCTGGGGCGTGGGATTGTTCGCGGTCATCGCCTATGCGCTGCTGCGGAACCGCCTGGTGGTCCTGAACGCGGCGGTCATGGCCGCACTGACCATGGCGCTCACCGACCTGCTGCCCATCGACCGCTTCATCCACCCCATCGCGCCGGTGCTCGCCGGCACGCCCTGGTTGGCCATCCATGTGCCCATCATCATGGTGGGCTACGCCATCCTGGCGCTGGGCCTCGCCGTGGCCCACATGCAGATCGGTGTGACCGCCTTCGCCCCGCGCCGGACGGAACTCGCCGACCGGATGTACGACCTCCTCTACTGGTACATGTTCGTGGGCTCCATCTTCCTCATCGCCGGCATCATCACGGGCTCCATGTGGGCCGCCTCGTCGTGGGGGCGCTACTGGGGATGGGACCCCAAGGAAGTCTGGTCCCTGGTCGCCTTCCTGGCCTACATGGCCATCCTGCACGCCAAGATCGACCGGATGCTCGGGAAGTTCGGCGTGGCGGTGGTCAGCATCCTGGCCTTCCAGACCATCGTGATGACCTACCTGGGTGTGAACTTCGTCCTGGCCACGGGCATGCACTCCTACGGCATGGGCGATTCGCCGGTGGTGATGTGGATGGTGCTGGTGGCCCTCGCCGAGGCCGCCTTCCTGGCCTGGGGCATCTGGTCCTTCCGAAAGAACCGCGCCCTCACGGGTGGAGGGGCCTGA
- a CDS encoding dihydroorotate dehydrogenase-like protein, producing the protein MNLSTTYLGLKLAHPLMAGASPLVDDMGMVKRLEDAGASAIVMHSLFEEQITREEQGMIMDMELSSNSSAEAISFFPQPDEFRLGPEKYLEQLRRIKQAVAVPVIASLNGTTPAGWLHYGQLMEQAGADALELNVYYLATDPTETAAAVEKRTLDAVRAVKAQVKIPVAVKLSPFFSSLAHFAGELETAGADGLVLFNRFFQPDINVEELTAEPSLQLSGPEDLLLRLRWLAVLHHHMKGSLAVSGGVHDGIGALKAVMAGADAVQMVSALLIHGPERLAQSRATLAEWLEEHEYESLAQARGSMSLQKCPNAQAFTRANYMRILNGWRA; encoded by the coding sequence ATGAACCTCTCGACCACCTACCTCGGCCTCAAGCTGGCCCATCCGTTGATGGCGGGCGCCTCGCCCCTGGTCGATGACATGGGCATGGTCAAGCGCCTCGAAGATGCCGGCGCCTCCGCCATCGTCATGCACTCGCTCTTCGAGGAGCAGATCACCCGCGAAGAGCAGGGCATGATCATGGACATGGAGCTGAGCTCCAATTCCAGCGCGGAAGCCATCTCCTTCTTCCCCCAGCCTGATGAGTTCCGCCTCGGCCCTGAGAAGTACCTCGAGCAGCTTCGTCGCATCAAGCAGGCCGTGGCCGTGCCCGTCATCGCCTCCCTGAACGGCACCACTCCGGCCGGCTGGCTGCACTATGGCCAGCTCATGGAACAGGCCGGCGCGGACGCCCTCGAACTGAATGTCTACTACCTGGCCACGGATCCCACGGAAACCGCCGCCGCCGTGGAAAAGCGCACCCTCGACGCCGTGCGCGCCGTGAAGGCGCAGGTGAAGATCCCCGTCGCCGTGAAGCTCTCGCCCTTCTTCTCCTCCCTGGCGCACTTCGCCGGGGAGCTGGAGACGGCTGGCGCCGATGGCCTGGTGCTCTTCAACCGCTTCTTCCAGCCCGACATCAATGTGGAGGAGCTGACCGCCGAGCCCAGCCTGCAGCTGTCCGGGCCCGAGGACCTGCTGCTCCGCCTGCGCTGGCTGGCCGTGCTGCATCACCACATGAAGGGCAGCCTCGCCGTCTCCGGCGGCGTCCACGACGGCATCGGAGCCCTCAAGGCCGTGATGGCTGGCGCCGACGCCGTGCAGATGGTATCCGCCCTCCTGATCCACGGCCCCGAGCGCCTGGCCCAGTCCCGCGCCACCCTGGCCGAGTGGCTGGAGGAGCATGAGTACGAGTCCCTGGCCCAGGCCCGCGGCAGCATGAGCCTTCAGAAGTGCCCGAACGCCCAGGCCTTCACCCGCGCGAACTACATGCGCATCCTGAACGGCTGGAGGGCCTGA
- a CDS encoding Rrf2 family transcriptional regulator, with protein sequence MLPLSQSSGYAVLAMSCLEDPGGKPTLVVDVAARTGFPRPYLSKMIHKLAKVGLVMAKRGNKGGVVLALPAKEITLDLIAEAVDGSEWRNKCLLGFSECTDERACPAHTFWKSERDHIHRCLKDISLEEIRTFEQQSRTWRLADALPEKKLKPKPKKATKPAGAKPAAAARKPAAPKKAAPKKA encoded by the coding sequence ATGCTTCCTCTGTCCCAGTCCTCCGGTTACGCCGTTCTGGCCATGAGCTGCCTTGAGGATCCCGGCGGCAAGCCGACGCTGGTGGTGGATGTGGCGGCCCGCACGGGCTTCCCCCGCCCCTACCTCTCGAAGATGATCCACAAGCTCGCCAAGGTGGGCCTGGTGATGGCCAAGCGCGGCAACAAGGGCGGCGTGGTGCTGGCCCTGCCGGCCAAGGAGATCACCCTCGATCTCATTGCCGAGGCCGTCGACGGTTCCGAATGGCGGAACAAGTGCCTGCTGGGCTTCTCGGAGTGCACCGACGAGCGCGCCTGCCCCGCCCACACCTTCTGGAAGTCCGAGCGCGATCACATCCACCGCTGCCTGAAAGACATCTCCCTCGAGGAGATCCGCACCTTCGAGCAGCAGAGCCGCACCTGGCGCCTGGCGGATGCCCTGCCCGAGAAGAAGCTCAAGCCCAAGCCCAAGAAGGCCACCAAGCCCGCCGGCGCCAAGCCTGCCGCCGCGGCCCGCAAGCCGGCCGCGCCGAAGAAGGCCGCCCCCAAGAAGGCCTAG
- a CDS encoding helix-hairpin-helix domain-containing protein — MTIRTLRTCLAAALLLLTAAAPLAAEDQPAAKGKAARAPKAPAIAPRTKGKLKPVDINGAAKNELSFMLGIPEELAAKIIAGRPYHSKAHLLTRNIVTPEVYARIKDKVVAKQSGAIR, encoded by the coding sequence ATGACGATCCGTACCCTCAGGACCTGCCTGGCTGCTGCGTTGCTCCTGCTGACGGCCGCCGCTCCGCTGGCCGCCGAAGACCAGCCGGCCGCGAAGGGCAAGGCGGCCAGGGCGCCCAAGGCGCCGGCGATCGCCCCCAGGACAAAGGGCAAACTGAAGCCCGTGGACATCAACGGCGCCGCCAAGAACGAACTCAGTTTCATGCTGGGTATTCCTGAGGAGCTGGCGGCCAAGATCATCGCAGGGCGGCCTTACCACTCGAAGGCGCACCTCCTCACGCGCAACATCGTGACTCCCGAGGTCTACGCGCGGATCAAGGACAAGGTCGTCGCCAAGCAGTCAGGCGCGATCCGCTAG
- a CDS encoding OmcA/MtrC family decaheme c-type cytochrome has product MQHKPLKQLCGLIATAAIALVLIGCNGKDGNAGLNGTNGTNGTNGTNGTNGTNGITIVDADRLTTDQWANLKATVKVTSVTMGAAPVVNFQVTDAAGIGIRGLGGFTSKSSTALVASYPNLAFAMAKLVPEDAATKAPSKWVSYIVTSTPTTTAAAAPTRPTTDNTGTLVDNGDGTYKYTFYRDITKVQAALDAATYTAPAAKADLGDVTYAPNLVHRLSIQFSGAARGTGSNTANGVTVTPSVNMTNPINVIYDFVPATGAPVTATTDIRDVVSINNCNECHDKLAFHGGGRVEVRYCAVCHTDQRKFGYAEATTTATGYDAVAGQRKINGGAVGDLTAMAHRIHMGSELTKTGYNYANVKFETLGYSMLDGGQRMCSKCHDGVAQAQNWNLKPSRLACGTCHDAVDFATGANHMPGTNVPQLNDLACTICHDSAAIKTYHMTANVTPHNPTVAAGLVNFTYEIKSAAVSGTTATVVFKIKADGKDTTFLPAAAGPLNTNSGSILTGFTGAPSFLFAYAQDQDGITDPADYNNLGLKNGQPQSVSLITLRDNSKAAASGTISASVDASGYYTATVLNAFPATAKLRSVSLQGYFTQVSPAAARHAISVVKAVTGDAVRRTAIDSAKCAKCHEWFEGHGGNRVYEVQVCVTCHVPGLTTSGRGTSDAQINAYYVPSNKFSAKDLVSLKNWTGIDFTTNPVPTNPNVALKFPQTTNNFKDMIHGIHAGADRTSPIAITRNRSGNITIVDGARVGFPGILSNCQSCHTSTGYNMPTSGKLLASRELADNGAILTTADAQTSIDTVSATDKMITPFTAACVTCHDSAAAKAHMVTNGGQIKVNRSALNMTSEACGACHGAGSQFGPTAVHK; this is encoded by the coding sequence ATGCAACACAAACCCCTCAAACAGCTGTGCGGCCTGATCGCCACCGCCGCCATCGCGCTGGTGCTGATCGGCTGCAATGGCAAAGACGGCAACGCCGGCCTGAACGGGACCAATGGCACCAACGGGACCAATGGCACCAATGGCACCAATGGCACCAACGGCATCACCATCGTCGATGCGGATCGCCTGACCACGGATCAGTGGGCCAACCTCAAGGCCACGGTCAAGGTCACCAGCGTCACCATGGGCGCTGCCCCGGTGGTCAACTTCCAGGTGACCGATGCCGCCGGCATCGGCATCCGGGGCCTCGGTGGCTTCACCTCCAAGAGCTCCACGGCTCTTGTCGCCAGCTATCCCAACCTGGCCTTCGCCATGGCGAAGCTGGTGCCCGAGGATGCCGCGACCAAGGCTCCCAGCAAGTGGGTCAGCTACATCGTGACCAGCACCCCGACCACCACTGCCGCCGCGGCCCCCACCCGGCCCACCACCGACAACACCGGCACCCTGGTGGACAACGGCGACGGCACCTACAAGTACACCTTCTACCGCGACATCACCAAGGTCCAGGCGGCCCTGGATGCGGCCACCTACACCGCCCCTGCCGCCAAGGCCGACCTGGGTGATGTGACCTACGCGCCCAACCTCGTGCACCGCCTCAGCATCCAGTTCTCGGGCGCCGCCCGCGGGACCGGCAGCAACACGGCCAACGGCGTGACTGTCACGCCTTCCGTCAACATGACGAACCCCATCAATGTGATCTACGACTTCGTGCCGGCCACGGGCGCCCCCGTCACCGCCACGACGGACATCCGCGATGTCGTCTCCATCAACAACTGCAATGAGTGCCATGACAAGCTCGCCTTCCATGGCGGCGGCCGCGTGGAAGTCCGCTACTGCGCCGTGTGCCACACCGACCAGCGCAAGTTCGGCTACGCCGAAGCCACCACCACGGCCACGGGCTACGATGCCGTCGCCGGGCAGCGCAAGATCAACGGCGGCGCCGTGGGCGATCTGACGGCCATGGCCCACCGGATCCACATGGGCTCCGAACTGACCAAGACCGGCTACAACTACGCCAATGTCAAGTTCGAGACCCTCGGCTACTCGATGCTCGACGGTGGTCAGCGCATGTGCTCCAAGTGCCATGACGGCGTGGCCCAGGCCCAGAACTGGAACCTGAAGCCCAGCCGGCTGGCCTGCGGCACCTGCCACGACGCCGTGGATTTCGCCACGGGCGCGAACCACATGCCGGGCACCAATGTCCCGCAGCTCAACGATCTGGCCTGCACCATCTGCCATGACTCGGCCGCGATCAAGACCTACCACATGACCGCCAATGTGACGCCCCACAACCCGACCGTTGCGGCCGGCCTGGTGAACTTCACCTACGAGATCAAGTCCGCCGCCGTCTCCGGCACCACCGCCACGGTCGTCTTCAAGATCAAGGCCGACGGCAAGGACACCACCTTCCTGCCCGCCGCTGCCGGCCCTTTGAACACCAACAGTGGCAGCATCCTTACTGGTTTCACCGGCGCTCCCAGCTTCCTGTTCGCCTACGCCCAGGATCAGGACGGCATCACCGATCCCGCCGACTACAACAACCTCGGTCTCAAGAACGGCCAGCCTCAGTCGGTTTCCCTGATCACCCTTCGGGACAATAGCAAAGCTGCGGCTAGCGGAACGATTTCCGCCTCAGTCGATGCCAGCGGCTACTACACCGCGACCGTGCTGAACGCCTTCCCCGCCACCGCCAAGCTCCGCTCGGTTTCGCTGCAGGGCTACTTCACCCAGGTCAGTCCCGCCGCTGCCCGCCACGCCATCTCCGTGGTCAAGGCCGTCACGGGTGATGCCGTCCGTCGCACCGCCATCGATTCGGCCAAGTGCGCCAAGTGCCACGAGTGGTTCGAAGGCCACGGCGGCAACCGCGTCTATGAAGTCCAGGTCTGCGTCACCTGCCATGTCCCCGGCCTCACCACCAGCGGCCGCGGCACCTCCGATGCCCAGATCAACGCCTACTATGTGCCCTCGAACAAGTTCTCCGCCAAGGACCTGGTCAGCCTGAAGAACTGGACGGGCATCGACTTCACCACCAACCCCGTTCCGACCAACCCGAATGTGGCCCTGAAGTTCCCCCAGACCACCAACAACTTCAAGGACATGATCCACGGCATCCACGCCGGCGCCGATCGCACCAGCCCCATCGCGATCACCCGCAACCGCAGTGGCAACATCACCATCGTGGACGGCGCCCGGGTCGGCTTCCCCGGCATCCTGAGCAACTGCCAGAGCTGCCACACCTCCACCGGCTACAACATGCCCACCTCCGGCAAGCTGCTGGCCAGCCGCGAACTGGCGGACAACGGCGCCATCCTGACCACCGCGGACGCCCAGACCTCGATCGACACCGTCAGCGCCACGGACAAGATGATCACCCCGTTCACCGCCGCCTGCGTCACCTGCCATGACAGTGCCGCCGCCAAGGCCCACATGGTCACGAACGGTGGCCAGATCAAGGTGAACCGCAGTGCCCTGAACATGACCAGTGAAGCCTGTGGCGCCTGCCACGGCGCGGGTTCGCAGTTCGGCCCCACCGCTGTTCACAAGTAA